A single window of Hymenobacter sp. APR13 DNA harbors:
- a CDS encoding TonB-dependent receptor domain-containing protein: MNLVSAPSLTAALGLVLSAAATATAQSSADVIAPVRGQVTDVAAATPLPGAVVRWLGTTDAATTNATGQFSLARPARAEASRLIINALGYRADTVAVAATGTPYVRVALRPGTELGEVKVEGRAVAYSALTPTNTQVITSRDLTKSACCNLAESFETNAAVEVSTTDAVSGAKQIQLLGLDGAYSLLTVDNLPALRGLATPYRLGYLSGTWIESIDIIKGMGSVVNGYESIAGQVNIRLKEPEKTERLLFNAYANDLGKFDLNLNLASPLSKKVSTALLLHSDHLGRRVDRNNDGFMDLPLATQYNLFNKWKYQSGKGLVSEVGLGALRETREGGQLAFRPENADAYQRDYGFTTRTSRYTGYAKTSYTWPGRPYQSLGLLLSGTSHDFNSDYSYGRVLTPTSTQRTLRQYDGTQRTGLATLLFQSVLGTTAHTYRLGLSYLHDDYREFFSQGVAYATDTPEERYAREHRNRLENVPGAFAEYTYQNSRNLTLVGGLRLDRHNLYGWQLTPRLNVKYDATKNTVLRLAAGTGFRVANPIAENSGALLSSREFLIAPNLRPEKAWNVGGSFTQYFTVASRPATFVADYYHTEFQNQVVSDMYSSPNLLLIDNLAPGARSFSRSFQTEVQVEPVKGLTAKAAYKYLDVQTTYGGELLPRPLTVPHRVFFNVGYATAFDKWRADLTVQLYSRRPLAYNPSEPGHQHGTDEMQLPYAPRFALLNTQVTRAFKRFEVYAGIENLTNYRQPNPIDGAAAPFSPAFDAAMVWGPTYGRLTYAGLRFRLD, translated from the coding sequence ATGAACCTTGTTTCTGCGCCTTCCCTGACGGCTGCGCTTGGCCTGGTGCTGAGCGCGGCCGCCACGGCCACGGCCCAATCGTCCGCCGATGTAATTGCTCCGGTGCGGGGCCAGGTGACGGATGTCGCCGCCGCCACCCCGCTTCCCGGCGCCGTGGTGCGCTGGCTCGGCACCACCGATGCCGCTACCACCAACGCCACCGGCCAGTTTTCGCTGGCCCGCCCGGCCCGCGCCGAGGCCAGCCGCCTCATCATCAACGCTCTCGGCTACCGCGCCGACACGGTGGCCGTAGCCGCCACCGGCACGCCCTACGTGCGCGTGGCGCTCAGGCCCGGCACCGAGCTGGGCGAAGTGAAGGTGGAAGGCCGCGCCGTGGCTTACTCGGCCCTCACGCCCACCAACACCCAGGTGATAACCAGCCGCGACCTGACCAAGTCGGCGTGCTGCAACCTGGCCGAAAGCTTCGAAACCAACGCCGCCGTGGAGGTTTCCACCACCGATGCCGTGTCGGGCGCCAAGCAGATTCAGCTGCTGGGGCTGGATGGCGCCTACTCGCTGCTGACCGTGGACAACCTGCCGGCCCTGCGCGGCCTGGCCACGCCCTACCGCCTGGGCTACCTCTCCGGCACCTGGATTGAGAGCATCGACATCATCAAGGGCATGGGCTCGGTGGTGAACGGCTACGAAAGCATTGCGGGCCAAGTGAACATCCGCCTCAAGGAACCGGAAAAAACCGAGCGGCTGCTGTTCAATGCCTACGCCAACGACCTGGGCAAATTCGACCTCAACCTGAACCTGGCCTCGCCCCTGAGCAAGAAAGTCAGCACGGCGCTGCTACTCCACTCCGACCACCTGGGCCGCCGCGTCGACCGCAACAACGACGGGTTCATGGACCTGCCGCTGGCCACCCAGTATAACCTGTTCAACAAGTGGAAGTATCAGTCGGGCAAGGGGCTGGTGAGTGAGGTGGGGCTGGGCGCGCTGCGCGAAACCCGGGAAGGCGGGCAGCTGGCTTTCCGGCCGGAAAACGCCGACGCCTACCAGCGCGACTACGGCTTCACGACCCGCACCAGCCGCTACACCGGCTACGCCAAAACCTCATATACCTGGCCCGGCCGGCCCTACCAGAGCCTGGGACTGCTGCTGAGCGGCACGTCGCATGACTTCAACTCCGACTACTCCTACGGCCGCGTCCTGACCCCGACCAGCACCCAGCGCACCCTCCGCCAGTACGACGGCACCCAGCGCACCGGCCTGGCCACGCTGCTGTTTCAGAGCGTGCTGGGCACCACGGCCCACACCTACCGCCTCGGCCTGAGCTACCTGCACGACGACTACCGGGAGTTTTTCAGCCAGGGCGTCGCCTACGCCACCGACACGCCCGAGGAGCGCTACGCCCGGGAGCACCGCAACCGCCTGGAAAACGTGCCCGGCGCCTTCGCCGAGTACACCTACCAGAACTCGCGCAACCTCACGCTGGTGGGCGGCCTGCGCCTCGACCGCCACAACCTCTACGGCTGGCAGCTCACGCCGCGCCTCAATGTGAAGTATGACGCCACCAAAAACACGGTGCTGCGGCTGGCGGCTGGCACGGGCTTCCGGGTGGCCAACCCCATTGCCGAAAACAGCGGCGCCCTGCTCAGCTCGCGCGAATTCCTGATTGCGCCCAACCTGCGGCCCGAAAAAGCCTGGAACGTGGGCGGCAGCTTCACGCAGTATTTCACGGTGGCCAGCCGCCCCGCCACCTTCGTGGCCGACTACTACCACACCGAGTTCCAGAACCAGGTAGTGTCCGATATGTACAGCTCGCCCAATCTGCTGCTCATCGACAACTTGGCGCCTGGAGCCCGCTCGTTCTCGCGCAGTTTTCAGACCGAAGTGCAGGTAGAACCGGTGAAGGGGCTCACCGCCAAAGCCGCCTACAAGTACCTCGACGTGCAAACCACCTACGGCGGCGAGTTGCTGCCTCGGCCGCTCACGGTGCCGCACCGCGTATTCTTCAACGTGGGCTACGCCACGGCCTTCGACAAGTGGCGCGCCGACCTGACGGTGCAGCTCTACAGCCGCCGCCCGCTGGCCTACAACCCCAGCGAGCCGGGCCACCAGCACGGCACCGACGAGATGCAGCTGCCGTACGCGCCCCGTTTTGCCCTGCTCAATACGCAGGTGACCCGGGCTTTCAAGCGCTTTGAAGTGTATGCCGGCATCGAAAACCTCACCAACTACCGCCAGCCCAACCCCATCGACGGGGCGGCGGCGCCGTTCAGTCCGGCCTTCGACGCCGCCATGGTCTGGGGCCCTACGTATGGCCGCCTCACCTACGCCGGCCTGCGTTTCCGGCTCGATTAA
- a CDS encoding heavy-metal-associated domain-containing protein — protein MNSLKFLLLSAISLVSFSTQAQTAASAKAKGPGTEQVKLKTSAVCDMCKTRLEKAMAYEKGVQAAVLDVPSQVLTVSYRPDKTTPAALRSAVQKTGYDADSQPAEARAYDRLPDCCKKTNAVHTGGE, from the coding sequence ATGAACTCTCTGAAATTCCTTCTGCTCTCGGCTATCAGCCTCGTTTCCTTCAGCACCCAGGCCCAGACGGCCGCTTCCGCCAAGGCCAAAGGCCCAGGCACTGAGCAGGTGAAGCTGAAAACCTCGGCCGTGTGCGACATGTGCAAAACGCGCCTCGAGAAGGCCATGGCCTACGAAAAAGGCGTGCAGGCCGCCGTGCTCGACGTGCCCAGCCAGGTGCTCACCGTCAGCTACCGCCCCGACAAAACCACCCCGGCCGCCCTCCGCTCGGCCGTGCAGAAAACCGGCTACGACGCCGACAGCCAGCCCGCCGAAGCCCGCGCCTACGACCGGCTGCCCGACTGCTGCAAGAAAACCAACGCCGTGCACACCGGCGGCGAGTAA
- a CDS encoding LytR/AlgR family response regulator transcription factor yields MKITCLLLDDDPLVLDLLQAYVAMTDILDVKATFTDPLEAHRYLLTNDVQVLFSDVTMPHLSGLDLVRSLHHPPLVVFMTAHPQYAMEGFNLDVIDFLLKPISLDRFLKAVNKVAGILRANSPENDPKQDALSGWGSFFIRTDAQFVRLHYRDVLYIEALKDFTKINTADGRTHLTLVNLKNLEEQLPAGMFIRTHRSYLVNSGQIESISNLEVRVGGHALPLGQTYRERVTERVVNRTLIRRQQQQ; encoded by the coding sequence ATGAAGATTACCTGCCTGCTGCTTGACGATGATCCGCTGGTACTGGACCTCTTGCAGGCCTACGTAGCTATGACGGACATTCTGGACGTGAAAGCCACGTTCACAGATCCGCTGGAGGCCCACCGCTACCTGCTCACCAACGACGTGCAGGTGCTCTTTTCCGACGTTACGATGCCCCATCTGAGTGGTCTGGACTTGGTGCGCTCCTTGCACCACCCGCCGCTGGTAGTGTTCATGACGGCCCACCCGCAGTACGCAATGGAGGGGTTCAACCTCGACGTGATTGACTTTCTGTTGAAGCCAATCTCTTTGGACCGATTCCTGAAAGCCGTCAACAAAGTGGCGGGTATTCTGCGGGCTAATTCGCCGGAAAACGACCCCAAGCAGGATGCCCTGTCGGGCTGGGGCTCGTTTTTTATCCGCACCGATGCCCAGTTTGTGCGCCTGCACTACCGCGACGTGCTGTACATCGAGGCTCTCAAGGATTTCACCAAGATCAATACTGCCGACGGCCGCACGCACCTGACGCTGGTTAACCTTAAAAACCTGGAGGAGCAGCTACCGGCCGGCATGTTTATCCGTACGCATCGCTCCTACCTAGTCAACTCCGGGCAGATCGAGTCGATAAGCAACCTGGAGGTGCGGGTGGGTGGGCACGCGCTGCCGCTAGGCCAGACCTACCGCGAGCGGGTGACGGAACGAGTGGTGAACCGCACGCTTATCCGGCGGCAGCAGCAGCAATAG
- a CDS encoding tetratricopeptide repeat protein translates to MPRSNAAAAATQHLRRSELLLPLNPAAALLEGEQALHLAAVGGPPAVVSRAYLAMGAAYQAQRQYDEALRQFVQALRLYQQLHDEPGRARALRMLGRAQYLQGDTGQAYDTYKQALAISMALRDPRSKAQVYGNLGELLGAGGQWQRALRSHEQAYSEWQQAGSLPGQAQALNAIGLAHHQLRQYSRSLYYLRLSLQQARQLGDSTSIGEALASTGRVYQDVGNYEVAMGFYTQAISQLPQYTPPARRAAALQALALVQDSMANRAAAIRALQQALPLARQAGSQIQVSALYQKLADLYQRENNYPQALAAQRRYSDLQDSVFAERRSTQIAELQTRYETEKKGREIQLLLKNRQIQDANLHRQKLLRNTMAVGALLLLLTVAALYRGRREQARVNRLLQRKNRAINRQKQELSHLNRTKDTLFSIISHDLRSPLSSLYSMLTLQTIGNLPPERMAAHTQRLSRTLDVTLRLLDNLLNWSAAQMQGDKVRPEKVVLQTAVEEALALLAGDAERKNIELRTQLPAQCLVSADVNMLRLVLRNLVGNAIKFTPAEGTVTLSARLREAGVWEVAVSDTGVGIAVPDQARLFGEDGLHSTLGTAHEKGTGLGVAPVQGVCGA, encoded by the coding sequence GTGCCCCGTAGCAACGCAGCGGCGGCAGCTACGCAGCATCTGCGCAGGAGTGAATTGCTGCTGCCACTCAACCCGGCCGCGGCGCTGCTAGAGGGCGAGCAGGCGTTGCACCTAGCTGCTGTGGGTGGTCCGCCGGCCGTAGTGAGTCGTGCCTATCTGGCAATGGGCGCGGCCTATCAGGCCCAGCGTCAGTATGATGAGGCTTTGCGCCAGTTTGTACAGGCACTACGGCTGTACCAGCAATTGCACGACGAGCCCGGCCGGGCTCGGGCGTTGCGTATGCTGGGCCGGGCCCAATATCTGCAGGGCGATACCGGCCAGGCCTATGATACCTACAAGCAGGCACTTGCTATTTCGATGGCCTTGCGTGATCCGCGCAGCAAGGCACAAGTCTACGGCAACCTGGGGGAGCTGTTGGGGGCTGGCGGCCAGTGGCAGCGCGCGCTGCGTAGTCATGAGCAGGCTTACTCCGAGTGGCAACAGGCCGGCAGCCTGCCAGGCCAGGCACAGGCCCTGAACGCCATAGGGCTGGCTCACCACCAGCTGCGCCAATACAGCCGGTCGCTGTATTACCTGCGGCTCTCGCTGCAGCAGGCCCGGCAGCTGGGCGACAGCACCAGCATCGGGGAGGCGCTGGCCAGCACGGGCCGCGTGTATCAGGATGTGGGCAACTACGAAGTGGCCATGGGTTTCTATACTCAGGCCATCAGCCAGCTGCCTCAGTACACGCCCCCGGCTCGGCGGGCGGCCGCGCTGCAGGCGCTGGCCCTCGTGCAGGACTCCATGGCCAACCGGGCCGCCGCTATCCGGGCGCTTCAGCAGGCGCTGCCGCTGGCCCGGCAGGCGGGCTCCCAGATCCAGGTGAGTGCGCTGTATCAGAAGCTGGCCGATCTGTATCAGCGGGAAAACAACTACCCGCAGGCTTTGGCAGCGCAACGCCGCTATTCCGATTTGCAGGACAGCGTATTTGCCGAGCGCCGCTCAACCCAGATAGCGGAGCTGCAGACGCGCTACGAAACCGAGAAAAAAGGCCGGGAGATTCAACTGCTCCTCAAGAACCGGCAGATTCAGGATGCCAATCTGCACCGCCAGAAGCTGCTGCGCAACACCATGGCCGTGGGTGCCCTGCTGCTACTGCTGACGGTGGCCGCCCTGTACCGCGGGCGGCGCGAGCAGGCCCGGGTCAACCGGCTGCTGCAGCGGAAAAACCGGGCCATCAACCGGCAAAAGCAGGAGCTGAGCCACCTCAACCGTACTAAGGATACGCTGTTCTCTATTATTTCGCACGACCTGCGCAGTCCGCTCAGCTCGCTGTATTCCATGCTCACGCTGCAGACTATCGGCAATCTGCCGCCCGAACGGATGGCGGCGCACACCCAGCGGCTCAGCCGCACGCTCGACGTAACGCTGCGCCTGCTCGACAACCTGCTCAACTGGTCAGCCGCGCAGATGCAGGGCGACAAAGTGCGTCCCGAGAAAGTGGTGTTGCAAACGGCAGTTGAGGAAGCCCTGGCGCTGCTGGCCGGTGATGCCGAGCGCAAGAACATCGAGTTGCGCACCCAGCTGCCCGCGCAATGCCTGGTAAGTGCCGACGTGAATATGCTGCGGCTGGTGCTACGCAATCTGGTAGGCAACGCCATAAAATTCACGCCGGCCGAGGGCACCGTCACGCTTTCTGCGCGCCTCCGGGAGGCGGGCGTGTGGGAAGTAGCCGTTTCGGATACCGGAGTGGGCATTGCTGTGCCCGATCAGGCGCGCCTGTTTGGCGAAGACGGCCTGCATTCCACGCTGGGCACGGCTCACGAGAAAGGAACCGGGCTGGGGGTTGCGCCTGTGCAAGGAGTTTGTGGAGCGTAA
- a CDS encoding fatty acid desaturase, with protein sequence MALGILLCWGSLLAFLLAFYRPNWATPWPYLLALLQMHLYTGLFITAHDAMHGVVSANKRLNNALGTLAAGLFAYNWFPRMLPKHHDHHRHVATPDDPDYHDGQHAGFLPWFARFAWNYVTVWQVLLMAATYNVLKLFFPQANVIAFWMIPAVLATLQLFFFGTYLPHRGEHAPDNVHKSRSQFRHHLWAFVSCYFFGYHYEHHDQPYLPWWRLWRTKHA encoded by the coding sequence ATGGCGCTGGGCATTCTGCTGTGCTGGGGCAGCCTGTTGGCGTTTCTGCTGGCATTTTACCGCCCTAACTGGGCTACGCCGTGGCCGTACCTGCTGGCGCTGCTGCAGATGCATCTCTATACCGGCTTGTTCATTACGGCGCACGATGCCATGCACGGCGTGGTCAGCGCCAACAAGCGCCTCAACAACGCGCTGGGCACTCTGGCCGCCGGGCTATTTGCCTACAACTGGTTTCCGCGGATGCTGCCCAAGCACCACGACCACCACCGCCACGTAGCCACCCCCGACGACCCCGACTACCACGACGGGCAGCACGCCGGCTTTCTGCCGTGGTTTGCGCGCTTCGCCTGGAACTACGTAACCGTGTGGCAGGTGCTGCTGATGGCCGCTACCTACAACGTGCTGAAGCTGTTTTTTCCGCAGGCCAACGTCATTGCGTTCTGGATGATACCGGCCGTGCTGGCTACGCTGCAGCTGTTCTTCTTCGGCACCTACCTGCCGCACCGGGGCGAGCACGCCCCCGACAACGTGCATAAGTCGCGCAGCCAGTTTCGCCATCACCTGTGGGCATTCGTGAGCTGCTATTTTTTCGGGTATCACTACGAGCACCACGACCAGCCCTATCTGCCGTGGTGGCGGCTCTGGCGCACCAAGCACGCATAA
- a CDS encoding 4-hydroxy-3-methylbut-2-enyl diphosphate reductase, with protein MPHHLSVRIDPNSGFCFGVIYAIQMAEDLLDEQGYLYCLGDIVHNDEEVQRLEKRGLRIIDYEQFAALRDEAVLIRAHGEPPSTYQMALHNNLTLIDASCPVVLKLQNRIKTSYDKKDQIFIYGKHGHAEVRGLLGQTSGNAVVFESLDELLSHELPANITLYSQTTKSTDSFYRIKGELEGRGYQVNANDTICRQVSNRDKDLRRFAAQFDQIVFVSGTKSSNGKVLYHVCKETNEHTHFISSTDELRADWFRPGQSVGICGATSTPMWLMEQVRDALLAL; from the coding sequence ATGCCGCACCACCTGAGCGTCCGTATCGACCCCAATTCCGGCTTTTGCTTCGGCGTTATCTATGCCATTCAAATGGCGGAAGACTTGCTCGATGAGCAGGGGTACTTGTATTGCCTCGGCGATATTGTGCACAACGATGAAGAAGTGCAGCGCCTGGAAAAGCGCGGCCTGCGCATCATCGACTACGAACAGTTTGCGGCCCTGCGCGACGAGGCCGTGCTGATTCGGGCCCACGGTGAGCCGCCCAGCACCTACCAGATGGCCCTGCACAACAACCTCACCCTCATCGACGCCTCGTGCCCGGTGGTTCTGAAGCTGCAGAACCGCATCAAAACGTCCTACGATAAAAAGGACCAGATTTTCATCTATGGCAAGCACGGCCACGCCGAGGTACGCGGGCTGCTGGGCCAGACCAGTGGCAACGCCGTAGTGTTTGAGAGCCTCGACGAGCTGCTGAGCCACGAGCTGCCCGCCAACATCACGCTCTACAGCCAGACCACCAAAAGCACCGATTCCTTCTACCGCATCAAGGGCGAGCTGGAAGGCCGCGGCTACCAGGTGAATGCCAACGACACCATCTGCCGGCAGGTGAGCAACCGCGACAAAGACCTGCGCCGGTTCGCGGCCCAGTTCGACCAGATTGTGTTCGTGTCGGGCACCAAAAGCTCCAACGGCAAGGTGCTCTACCACGTCTGCAAGGAAACCAACGAGCACACGCACTTCATCTCCAGCACCGACGAGCTGCGGGCCGATTGGTTCCGGCCGGGTCAGTCGGTGGGTATCTGCGGGGCCACCAGCACCCCCATGTGGCTGATGGAGCAGGTTCGCGACGCCCTGCTGGCGCTCTGA
- a CDS encoding phytoene/squalene synthase family protein, which produces MDHIALFTETSRACSKLITQRYSTSFTLGIRTLDARFHLPVYAVYGFVRWADEIVDTFHDHDKAALFADFKRQTYEALEIGLSLNPVLHAFQDVVRAYGIDREFIDAFLYSMEMDLDDRAYNQSLYQKYIYGSAEVVGLMCLRIFCQGNEAQFQQLREPARRLGSAFQKVNFLRDIRSDYEERGRVYFPGVQYERFTDEVKREIEADIRADFDAAYAGIVQLPRSARLGVYLAYVYYLKLFHKIRQLPAARILGERVRVPDNTKLLLLMGSYFRYRLRAI; this is translated from the coding sequence GTGGACCACATTGCCCTTTTCACGGAAACCAGCCGGGCGTGCAGCAAGCTGATTACGCAGCGCTATAGCACGTCCTTCACGCTGGGTATTCGCACGCTCGATGCGCGGTTTCACCTGCCCGTGTACGCCGTGTATGGCTTCGTGCGCTGGGCCGACGAAATCGTGGACACGTTTCACGACCACGACAAGGCGGCGCTGTTCGCCGATTTCAAGCGCCAGACCTACGAGGCCCTGGAAATCGGGCTGAGTCTGAACCCCGTGCTGCACGCCTTCCAGGATGTGGTGCGGGCCTACGGCATCGACCGGGAGTTTATCGACGCCTTTCTGTACAGCATGGAAATGGACCTCGATGACCGGGCCTACAACCAGTCGCTGTATCAGAAGTACATCTACGGCTCGGCCGAGGTGGTAGGGCTGATGTGTCTGCGCATCTTCTGCCAGGGCAATGAAGCCCAGTTTCAGCAGTTACGCGAGCCGGCCCGTCGCTTGGGTTCGGCGTTTCAGAAGGTGAATTTCCTGCGTGACATCCGTTCCGACTACGAGGAGCGGGGCCGCGTGTATTTCCCCGGCGTGCAGTACGAGCGGTTCACCGACGAGGTGAAGCGCGAAATTGAGGCCGACATCCGGGCCGACTTCGACGCGGCGTATGCGGGCATCGTGCAGCTGCCCCGCTCGGCGCGGCTGGGCGTGTACCTGGCCTATGTGTATTACCTGAAGCTGTTTCATAAAATCCGGCAGCTGCCTGCGGCACGAATTTTGGGTGAGCGGGTGCGCGTGCCCGACAACACCAAGCTGCTTTTGCTGATGGGTTCGTACTTTCGCTACCGCCTCCGGGCCATTTAG
- a CDS encoding phytoene desaturase family protein has protein sequence MSKHVLVIGSGFAGLSAATSLAQRGYRVTILEKNEGPGGRARVFRTQGFTFDMGPSWYWMPDIFEQYFARFGKKVSDYYNLVRLDPSYQVIFKGPEAVDIPAAMSELRQLFERYEPGSAARLDEFLRQAAYKYKVGIGKFVHMPGRSLLEFADPRLLVDAVRLDLLQSMHKHVRKFFKDPRLLELVEFPILFLGATSENTPALYSLMNYADLALGTWYPMGGMHKIVEGMVALAQEQGVTLHYNQEVQQIVVENGRATGVQTASGFHAADVVVAGADYHHAEQHLLAPEWRHYDEAYWDKRTMAPSSLLFYLGVNRRIEKLRHHNLFFDEDFSLHAEEIYENPKWPSRPLFYASAPSLTDPSVAPEGCENLFLLIPVAPDLPDPEATREHYYHLIMDRLERHCGHSIRDAVVYKRSYAHQDFQQDYHSYKGNAYGLANTLRQTAILKPSLKSNKVSNLYFTGQLTVPGPGVPPSLISGQVVAGEVEKEFSIKN, from the coding sequence GTGAGTAAACACGTTCTGGTTATCGGCTCCGGCTTTGCGGGCCTCTCGGCGGCTACTTCGCTGGCGCAGCGCGGCTACCGCGTTACTATTCTGGAAAAGAACGAAGGCCCCGGCGGCCGGGCTCGCGTGTTCCGCACCCAGGGCTTCACCTTCGATATGGGCCCGAGCTGGTACTGGATGCCCGATATCTTCGAGCAGTACTTCGCCCGCTTCGGCAAGAAAGTAAGCGACTACTACAACCTGGTGCGCCTGGACCCGTCGTATCAGGTGATTTTCAAAGGCCCCGAGGCCGTGGACATTCCGGCGGCCATGAGCGAGCTACGGCAGCTGTTTGAGCGATACGAGCCCGGCAGCGCCGCCCGCCTCGACGAGTTTCTGCGGCAGGCGGCCTACAAGTACAAGGTGGGCATCGGCAAGTTTGTGCACATGCCGGGCCGCTCGCTGCTAGAGTTTGCTGATCCGCGTCTGCTGGTGGATGCCGTGCGGCTGGATCTTCTGCAGAGCATGCACAAGCACGTGCGCAAGTTCTTCAAAGACCCGCGCCTGCTGGAGCTGGTGGAGTTCCCGATTCTGTTTCTGGGCGCTACTTCCGAAAACACGCCGGCCCTCTACTCGCTCATGAACTACGCCGACCTGGCACTGGGCACCTGGTACCCTATGGGCGGCATGCACAAGATTGTGGAAGGCATGGTAGCCCTGGCCCAGGAGCAGGGCGTGACGCTGCACTACAACCAGGAAGTGCAGCAGATAGTGGTGGAAAACGGCCGCGCCACCGGCGTGCAGACCGCCAGCGGCTTCCACGCCGCCGATGTGGTGGTGGCCGGTGCCGACTACCACCACGCCGAGCAGCACCTGCTGGCTCCCGAGTGGCGCCACTACGACGAGGCCTACTGGGACAAGCGCACCATGGCGCCTTCCTCGCTGCTGTTTTACCTGGGCGTAAACCGGCGGATTGAGAAGCTGCGCCACCACAACCTGTTCTTCGACGAGGATTTCAGCCTTCACGCCGAGGAAATCTACGAAAACCCCAAGTGGCCCAGCCGGCCGTTGTTCTACGCCTCCGCGCCCAGCCTCACCGACCCCAGCGTGGCGCCCGAAGGCTGCGAAAACCTGTTTCTGCTGATTCCGGTAGCGCCCGACCTGCCCGACCCCGAGGCCACGCGCGAGCATTACTACCACCTCATCATGGACCGGCTGGAGCGCCACTGCGGCCACAGCATCCGCGACGCCGTAGTGTACAAGCGCAGCTACGCCCACCAGGATTTTCAGCAGGACTACCACAGCTACAAGGGCAACGCCTACGGTTTGGCCAACACCCTGCGCCAAACGGCCATCCTCAAACCCTCGCTTAAGAGCAATAAGGTGAGTAACCTGTATTTTACGGGCCAGCTGACCGTGCCCGGCCCCGGCGTGCCGCCCTCGCTCATCTCGGGGCAGGTAGTGGCCGGCGAAGTGGAGAAGGAGTTTTCAATTAAAAATTGA
- a CDS encoding sigma-70 family RNA polymerase sigma factor, with protein MTSLEFTNQVQKISYSLKPVAMNLTRDADDAKDLVQETLLKALLNKDKFKAGTNLKAWLYTIMRNTFINNYNKITKRNSNIDSTEYFQYFNTDENYITHNGATSDFVVTDINQAIAGLSADYRTPFMMYYIGYKYLEIAEKLQIPIGTVKNRIHIARKELKDALKVYAPGV; from the coding sequence ATGACCTCACTGGAATTCACCAACCAAGTACAGAAGATTTCCTATTCGCTGAAGCCCGTGGCGATGAACCTGACCCGCGACGCCGATGATGCCAAAGACCTGGTGCAGGAAACTTTGCTCAAAGCGCTGCTCAACAAGGACAAGTTCAAGGCTGGCACCAACCTCAAGGCGTGGTTGTACACCATCATGCGCAACACGTTTATCAACAATTACAATAAGATAACGAAGCGCAACAGCAACATTGATTCCACCGAGTACTTCCAGTACTTCAACACCGACGAAAACTACATCACCCACAACGGAGCCACCTCCGATTTCGTAGTAACCGATATCAACCAGGCCATTGCCGGGCTGTCGGCCGACTACCGGACCCCGTTCATGATGTACTACATCGGCTACAAGTACCTGGAAATTGCGGAAAAGCTGCAAATCCCGATTGGAACCGTCAAAAACCGCATTCACATTGCCCGCAAGGAGCTTAAGGATGCGTTGAAGGTATACGCCCCCGGCGTGTAG
- a CDS encoding MerR family transcriptional regulator, protein MGHFSISDLEQLSGIKAHTIRIWEQRYGILRPVRTATNIRTYCDDDLRRLLNVATLCGRGYRISKVAQLSEQEMEKAVMACNDDANNYCQQVHALMAAMLAMDEVQLNYLLNCSIRRMGFEQAVLNVVYPFLQRIGVMWQAGSVNPAHEHLVTHLLRQKLMAATDALPAVNAASVRRWVLFLPEGEMHELALLFMNFALRARGHHVLYLGQNLPIDGLLEVCQAYQPHSVCTVLTAGPDRDELQGFVNELRQVCGSATVLLYGPAAQAEGVQLPPHMIRLQLMTDFLAFADQMQEAMAEPA, encoded by the coding sequence GTGGGACATTTTTCCATCAGTGACCTGGAGCAGCTCTCCGGGATTAAGGCACATACCATCCGCATCTGGGAGCAGCGCTACGGCATACTGCGGCCCGTGCGTACCGCCACCAACATCCGCACCTACTGCGACGACGACCTGCGCCGCCTGCTGAACGTGGCCACGCTCTGCGGCCGCGGCTACCGCATTTCCAAAGTAGCCCAGCTCAGCGAGCAGGAGATGGAGAAGGCCGTTATGGCCTGCAACGACGACGCCAACAACTACTGCCAGCAGGTACACGCCCTGATGGCCGCTATGCTGGCCATGGACGAAGTACAGCTCAACTACCTGCTTAACTGCTCCATCCGGCGGATGGGTTTCGAGCAGGCGGTGCTGAACGTAGTGTATCCGTTTCTACAGCGCATCGGGGTGATGTGGCAGGCCGGTAGCGTGAACCCGGCCCATGAGCACCTGGTAACGCACTTGCTGCGCCAGAAGCTGATGGCCGCCACCGACGCACTGCCGGCCGTAAACGCGGCCAGCGTGCGCCGCTGGGTGCTGTTTCTGCCCGAAGGCGAAATGCACGAGCTGGCGCTGCTGTTCATGAACTTCGCCCTGCGCGCCCGGGGCCACCATGTGCTGTACCTGGGCCAGAACCTGCCCATCGATGGCCTGCTAGAGGTATGCCAGGCCTACCAGCCGCACTCGGTCTGCACGGTGCTCACGGCCGGGCCCGACCGCGACGAGCTACAGGGCTTTGTAAACGAATTGCGGCAGGTATGCGGCAGCGCCACTGTGCTGCTCTACGGGCCTGCCGCCCAGGCCGAGGGCGTGCAGCTCCCGCCCCACATGATCCGGCTGCAGCTCATGACCGATTTTCTGGCCTTCGCCGACCAGATGCAGGAAGCCATGGCCGAGCCGGCGTAA